The DNA segment CTGACCCGGATTCATGTTTATGTTCTTCATCATTTCATTCGCCATGGTCATGCCCATCATCATGCCCGCCATGTCCGAGGCCATGCCGCCGCCCTGTACTTTGCCGGATGCAATGCCATCCGTCATGCTGACTTGTTGGTATTTCTGCAAGTTACCGATCATTTCATGAGACGCTGTCTTCGTAATCATCTCCTGAATTTCCTGAGGGTAATTGAAGCTCATCACCTGGAAGCCCGTAATCGTCATGCCATTGCCCAGCATCTCCATATCCAAATCCTCGCGAATTCCCCTCGCAATATCCACGGCGTTCGCCTGTAGATTGAACATGTCCTTACCTTCCCGGCTGATCCATTTCATGAGCAGCTGATCCAGTACGGAAGTGATGCGGATCTTAACATCCTCAACCAAATAGCTGCCCTTCATCCCGGCGATATTATCGATCAACGTCACATAGTCATTGACTTTAAAGTTGAACGTACCGTTGGCGCGAATCGGCATGCCGCCCGGCAGCTGAGGCGTCGGAATCAAGATCGGGTTCTGCGTTCCCCATCTGACCGTAAATTCCTTTGTATTGACGAACAGTACCTCGACCCGCATACCGCTGTTGAAGCCAAATTTAAATCCTTTTAATGTGGATAGAAATGGAATGATCTCAGACTCAATGTTATAAGAGCCTTCATCCTCAAAAATCCCCTCGATCTTGCCATTGTTCACAAAAATTGCGTCCTGCCCCGCCTGAATGATCAGCTTACTGCCCTTCTTAATCTCCCGGTTGCTCCACTTCCAGAAGATCATATCATCTCTGAATTCTTCCCATTCTACGACGTTGGCAAATTGATTTCTAAAAAAACTCATGCTGCTTCCCCGTCCCTTCGATTAAAATTTCCCTCTGCTGCCGCTATGCGAATGGCCGCCTCTGGTAATTCCGCCACCGCCACCGCCACCACCGCCACGCCCACCGGAGCTACCGCCCGTGTTTCGCTCAATCTTCCGTTTCGTTGTCGTCGTTCTAAGGTATCGATCCTGGTGATCCACTATTCCTGAAGTGCTGGCATCCTCATAGGTGCGCCGATTAATCGTAATACGACCGCCCGAGCGGTAAGCCATCGTACTGACGACAATACCGCCAAAGATTCCTGCTGCTGCCAGTTGAAACCAAATGTTAAACAGCGGGTTGTCCGGGTTCACTCCCGGCTTCAAGCCCATATATTTATGGGCCGTTTTAATGTATTTTTCAAAAGCTCGCTTATAATCCCCACTGGATAAATCCGGTGCGAACTTGTTTCGTATTTTGTCGAGCCTGTCGTCATCCAGATATTTTTTTGCCTTTTGAAATCCGCCCACATATACATCCCGGTTCTTTATGTCCAGCATTAGAATTACCGCATTGCCATGGGGCTTATCATAACCGGGGGCCTCATTGTCGTAAAAATCCTGGGTCATTTCCTTAACGTCGATATTATTCGCGTTATTTGAAGTAATAATGATGATATCTGTCTCTCTCTTCGCCCCGTACTCATTCGCCATCGCGTTCAACGCATCATATTCCTCCGCGCTGAGCAGGTTCGCTTCATCATGGATCAATGTTTTCATCGGTGCTGTCGCTACCGTCTGAATAGGCGCTGCGACAGATACGACGAGAAAGATTAGAATGACCAGTATGGCCGGTATTGTCGGTGCTGCATCAATCTTTTTCACAAAAATCCTCCCCCCATTATCCAGGAGATCAGCTTCAAGATCAGAAGCGTTGCACCCGCTACGCCAGCGAACCAGGCCGTAATTTTCCCTTTACTGAGCGGAGGCTTGCCAACAACCTTGCCCGTCTGGCCGTTCATGGCAAATACGTATTCCTTTTGGTTGTAGTCATACTTCACCATCCACACCGGAATCAAGCAATAGTCCGCCTGCTTTAAGGTCGTATCAATATCCTTATTGGTGAAGCTGACAGACGTATATCCAGACACCGCAGATGAAATCGAAGCTTCGATAAAACCTCTAATTTTCTCCTTGGCCCGCGGGAGCAGCTCCCGATCGTCGTAGCTGTATTTGTCCGCAATATAACCAGCGAGGTAGGGGCTCTTGAAGCCCTTCATCCGCTCATATGGAAAAGGCTCCAGCTTATCCATCAGTTCGTCATTCATCTTATGCGATGCATCGATCGGCAAATTAACGTAATTCAGGCGGAGCTTCCGGTATATCGCGAAATGTTGGGTTTCCGTATACTGATAATCGCCCCGCGTATAGGTTCTTACTTTCGTCGCCTGGCCATGAACCTCAACCCGATTATGCAGTTCATACAGCCAGAAGGGAACATACACTCCCGTAATTCCTTTGACGCGGTCCGCAGTCATAAACCCGCCGGGGGTAAGCAGGCCGTTCCTGCACCATTTTCGAAAGGTCTCCATCGCCTCTTCCTTGCTAATCAAAAAGGGGAGCACCTTCGCCGGGGCCAGCTCCCCAGTCAAACGGTCGCCAAGAACAACGGCCGATCCACAGAAGCTGCACAGCGTGGCGGTCGTTACCTCGTCGGCTGTAATAGCAGCCCCGCAGCTGTTACATTGATACCCCTTCCCTGTCTCCTCTGAAAATAACCGCTGCTCGAGAGGATCAGGGATTTGCTCAATATTGTCTTGTCTCCCGCAGCCTTGGCAGGTCAATGCTCCCGTTCTACCGTTAAAGACCATGCCGCTGCCGCAATTAGGACATTTGTAGTCGATTACCGGCATTTACTCACCTCAGGTATAAAAAAGTAGCTTTTGATCATGATTGCTTTTTGTTGATTCTTGCCTTGATAGTCGCTAGTTCAGCCTCTACGCTCGCAGAAGTGCTGTCATTAATGGGGGCGGCTGCATTTGGGCCAGCGCTGCTGCTTGTGTGCGCTCCTTCATCAGGGCTAGTACCTTGAACTGGACTCGTGTCTGAATTCGCACCGCTCTCCGCACTTGTTGCCTGTTCGTTATACACTGACCGTTCAGGTGCGTTAGAAGGATCGCTTGGGCTCACCCCTGTTGATTTCAGCTCCGCCAGGGCGATCGCCTCTTCTGCAGCAAGGTATGCCTTCTCCTCGAGCTCATCGAAGGAGTCCGCCGACGTGCTTCTGCCCGCCCCGAAGCCTTGCTGCAGCTTAGCGGCAGCAAGTTTTTCCTTCAGCTCAGAATGCCGGGCCTCCAGCTGTCCAATGTCGGACATCAGCTTCTCCTGCAGCTGCTTCATGCTTGCTACCTTAGAAGCAGCCAGCTCATGAGTCTTTTGCAGCTCGCTCAATTTCTCCGCCTGCTGCGCTTTCCGCTCTAGGAATTTTATAGCATCATCCTCGCGGCCCGCCTCTACCGTTTTCTCGGCATAACGCTGCAGCTTCTTAATCTCCGCCTCGCACTCGTTCCATGAGGCCTTCGCCCTTCGCTCATCTGCAAGCACAGCATTCATTTCCGCTTTAACCTGGCCCAGATCCCTGTGCAAGCTCCGCATATATTCATCCATGGCCTTCGCCGGATCCTCTGCCCGATCCATGAACGAATTCACATTGGCCCGCATAATATCTCTAAACCTCGACAAGATTCCCATCGTTAGTCCTCCCTTCGAAAGTTGCATTACCTATTAATACATGAAATTCGACAAAAAGGTTTCATTTCCGTAGAAAGTGTGGCGTAGACTCTAAATAAAAAGGACTGTAAGATGTATCAATTTATATACGAGTTTAAAGACTATTTTAAAACGAACAAATCCACAACCTGGAGCGATTGTGGATTAAGATGTTGTTGAGGTGGATAATTTCTAGCTTTTAACCTAAAGATTCTATTTTTTCATAATGTACTTCCAACAGGCAACGATAAAGGAAATAATAGCTATACATGCTAAAAGTGATATAACTAGTAAGATATAGGTTGGTAGCATGCTCATATTAATTCGTCGTCCCTCCTTTAGAAAGCTCCTCTTAAATCAACTTTAGTGCAAATTAAAATCATTGTAAAACAACAAAGATTTTCCTCATATTTGATTAGTGTATGATATAGTCGCATAGCAAGGAGGTAAGATATGTAAAAAAACTACATTAGGAGATTATTTTTTTGAGGAAAATTCTTACTACTTTACTATCTACTATTCTTCTGCTCACTTTTTCGGTTCCAGCTTTTGCTTTAGAGAATATTTTCAAAGAACAAAGACCCCTCATTGCCAGAGAGGTCTTTGTTCTCTTTCTACTTAATCCCCGGTTTTAAAATTAAATTGATTATTCATCTCCTGCTTTAGATATAAAGGTGATTCTTAAACCCTATGTCCCCTCGTTGTTGATTTGAGCAGCCTCTCACACCTGATTAAACTCGATCCAACCGATCTGCAGACCCTGCTTGAGGAAGTCCAGCTTCAGCTCATATAGTCCCGCTTCCAGCTCAATCTTCACCAGCCGCTGCCGAATCCATTTGCCTTCCGTTCCGTTCGTCTGAATGGTGACCATTGGCTGGCCGTTCAGCATGACGTTGCATACACTTTGCGCTAGCTCTGGCTCCGGGGACATGATATTGACGATAATCCGGTACTGTCCAGCCTGGTCCACCTTTATATAGGTCGGGCCCGTTGCCGAAGGCTTGATCTGCGCGTCTTGGGACAGCTCCTGAACCAGCTCCGCCGTCAACGCAGGATTAGCCTTAAATGCATGAACCGTCTCCACAATTTCCTGCTTCCGGGAGAACACGGGAGCCTGCATCAAGAATTCGCAAATATTGATCGCGCAGCGCTGCAACTCTCCGCGGGTTAACGTACCCTTCTCCAAGGATTCCAGCGTATTGTCATCATAAGCATTGACCTCAGCGCCATAGTTGGTGACAACCATATAAAGATCGTTCTGCGCGCGCACCATCCAATTCGTATATTTACGATCCGCCGCGCCTCCATGGACAACGTCATTCATGACCGCCCACCAGTCCGTCATTACAATACCCTTAAAGCCCCATTCTCCACGTAGAATCGTCGTGTTCAAATCGTAGTTGGAAGCGGCCCAATGCCCGTTGACTGGGTTATACGAAGTCATGATCGAATTCGCACCGCCTTCCTTTACGGCGATTTCGAAGCCCTTGAGGTAGATTTCCCGCAGGGCGCGTTCGGATACGACCGCATCCACTTTGTTCCGATACTTCTCCTGGTTGTTGCAGGCAAAATGCTTCAGTGTGGCGTTAGATCCGCCTTTAATAATTCCCCGAGTACAAGCAGCGGCGAAAACTCCCGAGACTAGCGGATCTTCCGAAAAATACTCAAAGTTACGGCCATTGAGCGGACTGCGCCGGATATTCAGACCAGGGCCGAGCAAGGCGTCAATATTATTGCGCAATAATTCTTGCCCCTCCATGACATAAAGCTCTTCCACCAGCTCTACATCCCAAGTAGCTGCCAGCAGGGTGCCGATGGATACCTGGGTCGCTTTGTCCCCGCTATCCATACGGATGCCGGACGGCCCGTCCGCCGTACAGCCAACCGGGATTCCAAAGTTCAGCAGCCGATCGCTCACTCCGCCAAAGGCCGAAGCCGTACCTGGCGTCACCAGCGGGCTGACCATGCCTTCGCCGCGGACAATCGTAGCCAGGTCTTGATCACTAAGCTGGGCAATGAAAGCTTCCATACTCACCTTGCCTTCATGAACGTCTCTCAGCTTATATCCTTGATCCCCTGTCTGCTCCAAAGTTCTAGGAAGATTCTTCTCAATGCGCTCCGCTAAAGAGATTTTCCGTTTCGGCACCGCTTCGAACGTAAGCTCATAAGAGCCATCTTCCTTCCGGGCACCCGGCTTCATTCGGGTGAAATCCTCCGTTGGCGCAAGCGCCTCCTCCAACTGCTCTATCACTTGAAGGGCTTCAATGGTATAACCAGCCTGTCCACCTTCAACGCCGATCTGTACTGCATTCTTCACACTGTTTCCTACATAGAAATGATAGACCCCTGGCTCCAGCACATAGGCGGAAGGATAACCAGTCACGCCCCCGTCATCATAAGAGGCCATGGTTTCGACAGCGAAGCTTAGCGTTAGGCGCTGCGTTTCTCCCGGCTCAAGCCGCTTCGTCTTGCCGAATGCGGCCAATACTCGGGCCGGCTGGCCCAGCTTGCCTTGCGGTGCTTCATAATAGGCTTGAACCACCTCTTTGCCCGCAAAGACAGCCCCCGTATTCGTCACGGTTACGCCGATTTCAACCCAAGGCTTCCCGTCCCGGGAGACCAGCTTCGCCTCTTCCGGCTCGACATCAAATTCCGTATAAGATAAGCCGTAACCAAATTCAAATTGAACCTTATCAGGGCAAAACGTCTCAAAATACCGGTACCCCACATAAATATCTTCCTGGTACAGGTTCTTAAATTCATGGCCATAGTTGCGGGTGGACGGATAATCGGCAATAGAATAAGCGATCGTATCGGTTAATTTGCCGCCCGGCGTGACGTCTCCAACGAGCACATCCGCAATGGCATTCCCGCCCTCCATGCCGCCCTGCCAAGCATAAATGACACATGGAATCGGATGAACATAATCCGCATCGTCCATCCAGCTCATATCGATGATGTTCGACACATTCAGCACCACGATCGTCTGCTCGAAATGGGCCGTGACCTGTTTCAGCATGGTCTTCTCCTCTAATGTCAACTGATAGCTGCCCGGCTCATCGGCATTATCCTGATCCTCGCCCGCCGTGCGCCCGATGACCACAATTGCTTTAGCGGATTTGCTTCTGGCTTCGCGCACGAGCTCATCGGTTAATGGCATTTCCTTCTGATGCCAAGGCTCTGCTGCCCAACCGCCGCCGCCATTATCAAAAGGGTTCTGTTCAATCCACTTCTCGTATACGGCCGCGAGCTCCTCGTTAACGGTAATGTTCTTCTTGCCGCGAAGACCGTCCAGCAGATTCGTCGTATAAGCAACATTCACACTGCCGCCAGAGCCTGTGCCGCTGCGATAGTAATCAATCTGAATCCGGCCGAAAATGGCCACGTTTTCATTGTTTTGCAGCGGAAGGGCATGGCCTTCATTTTTTAACAGCACAGCGCCTTCGGCGGCTACTTTTCTACTAAACTCAGCGAAGCCTTCTAGTGGAATTCCCAGTTTGCTCATCGTCACTTTATTCTCTCCCGTCCTTTTTTATGATAAATATAAATTTCACGATTAAAGCGATTACAATCCCTGCGGGCTAAGGCGTCTATTTACCGACTCTAATATTCTGCATCGTTACCTGCTCCAGCTGAATATCCGAGAAATCACTGACCAGCCCCTCACCGGTTGGCGATTGAGAGACGATTCCTACTTTCAACGTATCGGAAGCCTTCAGATTAAATACTCTGACCATCTGATAGTTTGTCCCATCGGTAGAGTAATGCATCGCAAATGTATCGCCTTTTCGGCCGATTTGCAGCCAGACGCTGGTATCATTCAGGTTGACTCCGTTGGCATCATCTGACACGCCATCCGTCACGACGCTAACCACAGTGTATGTATCAAAATCACTGTATTCATGGCACAGCTTCGCCCAGCGGTTATCGCGATCCATGATAAAGAGTGCTGCCCCATCGTAGGTAGAGATGAAATCATGCCTTACTTTGGCGCGCAATACAAAGTCCCCTTGGACCTCGGTATATAAAAATGGCGCATTGCTCTTGACATCCCCAGTCTCCGGATTAATGAAATAATCGGTCTTTCCTGGTGCGGGAATTTGAAGCAAATGATCCTTCTCAATGATTTGAGATTCATTCAGCCACTTATCGAATGGGTGCATATACTCTCTCTCCTAACATTTAAATTTTCTTTAGTATAACTCATAATTGGAAGCCCTAACAGACGCTAACCTAGCTGTAGTTGCTAAAAGTTATTTTTAATCCGGCACATGACGCAAATGCC comes from the Paenibacillus lentus genome and includes:
- a CDS encoding SPFH domain-containing protein — protein: MSFFRNQFANVVEWEEFRDDMIFWKWSNREIKKGSKLIIQAGQDAIFVNNGKIEGIFEDEGSYNIESEIIPFLSTLKGFKFGFNSGMRVEVLFVNTKEFTVRWGTQNPILIPTPQLPGGMPIRANGTFNFKVNDYVTLIDNIAGMKGSYLVEDVKIRITSVLDQLLMKWISREGKDMFNLQANAVDIARGIREDLDMEMLGNGMTITGFQVMSFNYPQEIQEMITKTASHEMIGNLQKYQQVSMTDGIASGKVQGGGMASDMAGMMMGMTMANEMMKNINMNPGQQQNQNQHHQNQGQNSNSGANQHQHHHQTNQHFNQPHSQGQQSTTGVPSAPEGGKRPNFCPNCGTKNEGANFCPNCGQKLN
- a CDS encoding TPM domain-containing protein, which encodes MKKIDAAPTIPAILVILIFLVVSVAAPIQTVATAPMKTLIHDEANLLSAEEYDALNAMANEYGAKRETDIIIITSNNANNIDVKEMTQDFYDNEAPGYDKPHGNAVILMLDIKNRDVYVGGFQKAKKYLDDDRLDKIRNKFAPDLSSGDYKRAFEKYIKTAHKYMGLKPGVNPDNPLFNIWFQLAAAGIFGGIVVSTMAYRSGGRITINRRTYEDASTSGIVDHQDRYLRTTTTKRKIERNTGGSSGGRGGGGGGGGGITRGGHSHSGSRGKF
- a CDS encoding TFIIB-type zinc ribbon-containing protein; the protein is MPVIDYKCPNCGSGMVFNGRTGALTCQGCGRQDNIEQIPDPLEQRLFSEETGKGYQCNSCGAAITADEVTTATLCSFCGSAVVLGDRLTGELAPAKVLPFLISKEEAMETFRKWCRNGLLTPGGFMTADRVKGITGVYVPFWLYELHNRVEVHGQATKVRTYTRGDYQYTETQHFAIYRKLRLNYVNLPIDASHKMNDELMDKLEPFPYERMKGFKSPYLAGYIADKYSYDDRELLPRAKEKIRGFIEASISSAVSGYTSVSFTNKDIDTTLKQADYCLIPVWMVKYDYNQKEYVFAMNGQTGKVVGKPPLSKGKITAWFAGVAGATLLILKLISWIMGGGFL
- a CDS encoding PspA/IM30 family protein; protein product: MGILSRFRDIMRANVNSFMDRAEDPAKAMDEYMRSLHRDLGQVKAEMNAVLADERRAKASWNECEAEIKKLQRYAEKTVEAGREDDAIKFLERKAQQAEKLSELQKTHELAASKVASMKQLQEKLMSDIGQLEARHSELKEKLAAAKLQQGFGAGRSTSADSFDELEEKAYLAAEEAIALAELKSTGVSPSDPSNAPERSVYNEQATSAESGANSDTSPVQGTSPDEGAHTSSSAGPNAAAPINDSTSASVEAELATIKARINKKQS
- a CDS encoding glycoside hydrolase family 3 C-terminal domain-containing protein; its protein translation is MSKLGIPLEGFAEFSRKVAAEGAVLLKNEGHALPLQNNENVAIFGRIQIDYYRSGTGSGGSVNVAYTTNLLDGLRGKKNITVNEELAAVYEKWIEQNPFDNGGGGWAAEPWHQKEMPLTDELVREARSKSAKAIVVIGRTAGEDQDNADEPGSYQLTLEEKTMLKQVTAHFEQTIVVLNVSNIIDMSWMDDADYVHPIPCVIYAWQGGMEGGNAIADVLVGDVTPGGKLTDTIAYSIADYPSTRNYGHEFKNLYQEDIYVGYRYFETFCPDKVQFEFGYGLSYTEFDVEPEEAKLVSRDGKPWVEIGVTVTNTGAVFAGKEVVQAYYEAPQGKLGQPARVLAAFGKTKRLEPGETQRLTLSFAVETMASYDDGGVTGYPSAYVLEPGVYHFYVGNSVKNAVQIGVEGGQAGYTIEALQVIEQLEEALAPTEDFTRMKPGARKEDGSYELTFEAVPKRKISLAERIEKNLPRTLEQTGDQGYKLRDVHEGKVSMEAFIAQLSDQDLATIVRGEGMVSPLVTPGTASAFGGVSDRLLNFGIPVGCTADGPSGIRMDSGDKATQVSIGTLLAATWDVELVEELYVMEGQELLRNNIDALLGPGLNIRRSPLNGRNFEYFSEDPLVSGVFAAACTRGIIKGGSNATLKHFACNNQEKYRNKVDAVVSERALREIYLKGFEIAVKEGGANSIMTSYNPVNGHWAASNYDLNTTILRGEWGFKGIVMTDWWAVMNDVVHGGAADRKYTNWMVRAQNDLYMVVTNYGAEVNAYDDNTLESLEKGTLTRGELQRCAINICEFLMQAPVFSRKQEIVETVHAFKANPALTAELVQELSQDAQIKPSATGPTYIKVDQAGQYRIIVNIMSPEPELAQSVCNVMLNGQPMVTIQTNGTEGKWIRQRLVKIELEAGLYELKLDFLKQGLQIGWIEFNQV
- a CDS encoding DUF1349 domain-containing protein; this translates as MHPFDKWLNESQIIEKDHLLQIPAPGKTDYFINPETGDVKSNAPFLYTEVQGDFVLRAKVRHDFISTYDGAALFIMDRDNRWAKLCHEYSDFDTYTVVSVVTDGVSDDANGVNLNDTSVWLQIGRKGDTFAMHYSTDGTNYQMVRVFNLKASDTLKVGIVSQSPTGEGLVSDFSDIQLEQVTMQNIRVGK